A portion of the Rhodococcus pseudokoreensis genome contains these proteins:
- a CDS encoding acyl-CoA synthetase — MYFTQGLHRSVQQNPDRAAVIDGDREVTFRELRARVARLAGGLQSLGARPGDRVGILATNRVEYIEYILACAWLGVISSPVNNRWSLDEMAFQIEDAGIGILVVDKPRLETAKELRTRRAELHTLVCIDGDDTDGSAVDYERMIADAEPIEDSFVDPDELALLMYTGGTTGRSKGVMLTSGQVMVSAMGATITASLDNQAQRVLHVAPFFHLAAYCGALQHIMIGSTHVLIGDFTVEALAEVISTRRVTMTTLVPTMLQWLLDYAAEHGTDLSSLQCMSYGTAPMPEPLVRKLIDEIPGIRLRQVYGMTELAPAATILTNADHYDRDHPERLRSVGRAAAHAEVRIVDPGDVEVPRGTVGEVVVRGKHMMLGYLNLPEESARALRGGWMHTGDAGYMDDHGYLFLVDRLKDMIVSGGENVYSAEVEKVVHTHPAVASCAVIGVPDEVWGERVHCVVVLEPRHTLTAEDLRDFVGERIARYKAPRTVSIVDAMPLSPVGKILKRKLRDEYVS; from the coding sequence ATGTACTTCACCCAAGGCCTGCACCGGTCGGTTCAGCAGAACCCCGACCGCGCCGCCGTGATCGACGGAGACCGCGAGGTCACCTTCCGGGAATTACGTGCACGCGTCGCGCGACTGGCCGGTGGATTGCAGTCTCTCGGCGCCCGGCCCGGTGACCGGGTCGGCATCCTCGCCACCAACCGGGTGGAGTACATCGAGTACATACTCGCGTGTGCGTGGCTGGGCGTCATCTCCTCCCCGGTGAACAACCGATGGAGCCTCGACGAGATGGCCTTCCAGATCGAGGACGCCGGCATCGGCATTCTCGTCGTGGACAAGCCCCGACTCGAGACCGCGAAGGAACTACGGACGCGCCGAGCGGAGTTGCACACCCTGGTGTGCATCGACGGTGACGATACCGACGGGTCCGCCGTCGACTATGAGCGGATGATCGCGGACGCGGAACCCATCGAGGACAGCTTCGTCGACCCCGACGAGCTCGCCCTGCTGATGTACACCGGTGGCACCACGGGCCGGTCCAAGGGCGTGATGCTCACCTCCGGCCAGGTGATGGTCTCGGCGATGGGCGCCACGATCACGGCGAGCCTGGACAACCAGGCGCAGCGCGTCCTGCACGTCGCGCCCTTTTTCCACCTCGCAGCCTACTGCGGAGCGCTTCAGCACATCATGATCGGTTCGACGCACGTCTTGATCGGCGACTTCACCGTCGAGGCACTGGCCGAGGTGATTTCGACCAGGCGCGTGACGATGACGACTCTGGTGCCGACGATGCTGCAGTGGCTGCTCGACTACGCGGCCGAGCACGGGACCGACCTGTCCAGTCTGCAGTGCATGAGCTACGGCACTGCCCCGATGCCGGAACCGTTGGTGCGCAAGTTGATCGATGAAATTCCGGGAATCCGTCTGCGTCAGGTCTACGGCATGACCGAGCTGGCGCCGGCGGCAACGATTCTCACCAATGCTGATCACTACGACCGCGATCATCCCGAGCGGCTGCGCTCGGTCGGCCGCGCCGCCGCCCACGCGGAGGTCCGGATCGTCGATCCCGGCGACGTGGAGGTGCCGCGCGGCACCGTCGGGGAGGTCGTGGTCCGTGGCAAGCACATGATGCTCGGCTATCTCAACCTCCCGGAGGAATCCGCCCGGGCCCTGCGCGGTGGCTGGATGCACACCGGCGACGCCGGCTACATGGACGACCACGGCTATCTCTTCTTGGTCGACAGGCTCAAAGACATGATCGTCAGTGGTGGTGAGAACGTCTACTCGGCCGAGGTCGAGAAGGTCGTTCACACACATCCCGCCGTCGCGAGCTGTGCTGTGATCGGAGTTCCCGACGAGGTCTGGGGCGAGCGGGTGCATTGCGTCGTCGTCCTCGAACCGCGGCACACACTGACGGCCGAAGATCTGCGCGATTTCGTCGGCGAGCGCATCGCCCGCTACAAGGCACCGCGCACGGTGAGCATTGTCGATGCAATGCCGCTGTCGCCGGTCGGCAAGATTCTCAAGCGCAAGCTTCGCGACGAGTACGTCTCGTGA
- a CDS encoding alpha/beta fold hydrolase, whose protein sequence is MTASSACDGPAVESECADPDRTWFDRVTAVPPGKGEIVVDGARIAYRVWGEDGDRAVVLVHGSAAHSRWWDHLAPWLATNRRVFALDLSGHGDSDHRDSYSRAQWVAEVMAVAQASGPRPIVIGHSLGGFVVLDAAACHGAELGGVVVVDSPVKDSHAQTLPLRERARRPHRIHASADELADRFTALPQSRPIAPHLERYVGRESVRRRENGYSWHFDPKIFECTPMLIDEVLPTSCPVAVVRAEHGSLDAAMCRRLVERLGPRAVAFDIPDCGHSLMLERPLALVSALSALVTWWSTN, encoded by the coding sequence GTGACGGCGTCCTCGGCGTGCGACGGGCCTGCTGTCGAATCGGAGTGCGCGGACCCCGACCGGACGTGGTTCGACCGAGTGACCGCGGTGCCTCCCGGCAAAGGCGAGATCGTCGTCGACGGTGCCAGGATCGCGTACCGCGTCTGGGGTGAGGACGGCGATCGCGCCGTGGTCCTCGTGCACGGGAGCGCGGCGCACTCGCGTTGGTGGGATCATCTGGCTCCGTGGCTGGCGACGAACCGACGAGTGTTCGCACTCGACCTGAGCGGGCACGGTGACAGTGATCACCGCGACTCCTACAGTCGCGCTCAGTGGGTCGCCGAGGTGATGGCGGTGGCGCAGGCGTCCGGGCCGCGTCCGATCGTGATCGGGCACAGCCTCGGTGGATTTGTTGTGCTCGACGCCGCCGCCTGCCACGGGGCGGAACTCGGCGGCGTCGTCGTGGTGGATTCGCCGGTGAAGGACAGTCACGCCCAAACCTTGCCGCTGCGTGAGCGGGCACGCCGTCCGCACCGGATCCACGCCAGCGCAGACGAACTCGCCGACCGCTTCACGGCGCTGCCGCAGTCGCGCCCGATCGCGCCCCACCTCGAACGATACGTGGGGCGAGAATCGGTGCGACGCAGAGAGAACGGCTACAGCTGGCATTTCGATCCCAAGATCTTCGAGTGCACGCCGATGCTGATCGACGAGGTGCTTCCCACGTCGTGTCCGGTGGCCGTTGTCCGTGCCGAGCACGGCTCACTCGACGCGGCGATGTGCCGCCGACTGGTCGAGCGGCTCGGTCCCCGCGCAGTGGCGTTCGACATCCCGGACTGCGGCCACAGCCTGATGCTCGAGCGCCCGCTCGCGCTCGTGAGCGCATTGTCTGCGCTCGTCACTTGGTGGAGCACCAACTGA
- a CDS encoding thiolase C-terminal domain-containing protein, translating into MGPTHRIVASAGAAPRPANVLFATTKTAHQDRTDATAIAAALRLGQDVFCADVCFTPTELVLMEDLGFSERGEGWKDVQNGLFDRNGELPVNPDGGLVSFGHPIDASGHNLGGFPGECVSFMSIVGTEKV; encoded by the coding sequence ATGGGTCCCACACACCGAATTGTCGCGTCGGCGGGGGCCGCACCGCGACCGGCGAACGTGCTGTTCGCCACGACGAAGACGGCCCATCAGGACAGGACCGACGCCACCGCAATCGCGGCGGCTCTCCGGCTCGGTCAGGACGTGTTCTGTGCCGATGTCTGCTTCACGCCGACCGAACTGGTCCTGATGGAGGACCTCGGATTCTCCGAACGCGGTGAGGGCTGGAAGGACGTCCAGAACGGCCTCTTCGACCGCAACGGCGAGCTGCCGGTGAACCCGGACGGCGGACTCGTGAGCTTCGGCCATCCGATCGACGCCTCGGGCCACAACCTGGGCGGATTCCCGGGCGAGTGCGTCTCGTTCATGTCCATCGTCGGCACGGAGAAGGTCTGA
- a CDS encoding CaiB/BaiF CoA transferase family protein, which translates to MAARKAGPLAGVRVLELGGIGPGPFASMMLADMGATVIRIVRGAGWSSRNPILNRGRVTVEVDLKDPSGVAAVRRLAEHSDVVVEGFRPGVAERLGLGPKELHDINPKLVYGRMTGWGQDGPWAQAPGHDINYLSLTGALHAIGPKGGDPVPPLNLVADFGGGGMLLAYGIACALVSAAATGSGQVVDAAMVDGASLLMAMAYGHYADGSMVDERGSNMLDGAAPFYRTYRCADDRHMAVGCVEDQFYREFLQILGLDGDELFADQFDRDAWPQQSERIAGLFASRPRTEWEAVFADTEACTTPVLAMREAAAHPHVSARRTFAALDGIVQPMPAPRFDATPPGVPEPPTADPSSVAEALRMFGISQDGRSDPLVDSVLTAPRSPR; encoded by the coding sequence ATGGCGGCGAGAAAAGCAGGCCCCCTGGCGGGTGTGCGGGTGCTCGAGCTCGGCGGTATCGGGCCGGGGCCGTTCGCGTCGATGATGCTCGCAGACATGGGTGCCACGGTGATCCGGATCGTTCGTGGTGCGGGATGGAGCAGCCGGAACCCGATCCTCAACCGCGGGCGGGTCACCGTCGAGGTCGACCTGAAGGACCCTTCGGGTGTCGCCGCGGTGCGCCGGCTCGCCGAGCACAGCGACGTCGTGGTGGAGGGTTTCCGCCCGGGCGTCGCGGAGCGACTCGGGCTCGGGCCCAAGGAGCTTCACGACATCAACCCGAAATTGGTCTACGGCCGGATGACCGGCTGGGGTCAGGACGGACCCTGGGCGCAGGCGCCGGGGCACGACATCAACTACCTCTCCTTGACCGGTGCACTGCACGCCATCGGGCCCAAGGGTGGGGATCCGGTGCCGCCGCTGAACCTGGTCGCCGATTTCGGCGGTGGTGGGATGCTGCTGGCCTACGGGATCGCGTGCGCCTTGGTCAGTGCGGCCGCGACCGGCTCCGGCCAGGTGGTGGACGCCGCGATGGTGGACGGTGCGTCACTGCTGATGGCGATGGCATACGGTCATTACGCGGACGGGTCCATGGTCGACGAGCGTGGCTCGAACATGCTCGACGGGGCGGCGCCGTTCTATCGCACCTACCGTTGTGCCGACGACCGGCACATGGCGGTCGGGTGTGTGGAGGACCAGTTCTACCGGGAATTCCTGCAGATCCTGGGGCTCGACGGTGACGAGTTGTTCGCCGATCAGTTCGACCGGGACGCCTGGCCGCAGCAGAGCGAGCGGATCGCTGGACTGTTCGCGAGCAGACCTCGCACGGAATGGGAGGCGGTCTTCGCCGACACCGAGGCCTGCACCACGCCGGTTCTGGCGATGAGGGAGGCCGCCGCGCATCCGCATGTCTCGGCGCGACGGACCTTCGCAGCACTCGACGGCATCGTGCAGCCGATGCCGGCGCCTCGATTCGACGCGACGCCGCCCGGCGTTCCGGAGCCGCCGACGGCGGACCCGAGCTCGGTCGCGGAGGCGTTGCGGATGTTCGGAATTTCGCAGGATGGGAGGTCGGATCCGCTCGTGGATAGCGTCCTCACTGCCCCACGGTCTCCCCGATAG
- a CDS encoding TetR/AcrR family transcriptional regulator: MNSRNGQAGRAPGSRRKRLPAAERRVEILTRSARLFYQRGYTGVSVDDIGADIGISGPALYRHFAGKEAILLAIGVGVLDDLVSIVDATLADAAELSARQRLDRTIGPVVEYCLGHRAELAVALRHVRNLNPDRRAEITRRRDELGDRLVPILLDVHPQLGIADAELYVRASAGGVIGLARVGHRNIPRARLVELATGLVSAVLSVSLAPGAEGPVAHTIGWVRSSRREQILHTAIGLFRERGFRGVSMVDIAEAVGVTAAAPYRHFKNKEDILATALHRAGERVTLGMDAALAGADSADSAMNRLLRSYIDVMLEIPDLIVVAAAEQHHLGPDAQAERQRKQQVFIEEWTHCLTTTRPDLSPSDGAAMVSAIAGMLNEVMLSETLAARPGISDELFQLCHAALYPTVDDEAIGETVGQ; this comes from the coding sequence ATGAACTCCCGAAACGGGCAAGCCGGCCGTGCGCCAGGCAGCCGCCGCAAACGGTTGCCCGCGGCCGAGCGCCGGGTCGAGATCCTCACCCGCTCCGCTCGACTGTTCTATCAACGTGGCTACACCGGCGTCAGCGTCGACGACATCGGCGCCGACATCGGCATCAGCGGTCCGGCACTGTACCGCCACTTCGCTGGCAAGGAAGCGATCCTCCTCGCCATCGGTGTGGGTGTGCTAGACGACCTTGTGTCCATCGTCGACGCCACCCTCGCGGACGCCGCCGAACTGTCCGCGCGGCAGAGACTGGACCGGACGATCGGCCCGGTCGTCGAGTACTGCCTTGGACACCGAGCCGAACTCGCCGTCGCGCTGCGCCACGTGCGCAACCTCAACCCGGACCGGCGCGCCGAGATCACCCGCAGACGGGACGAACTCGGCGATCGCCTCGTACCGATCCTGCTCGACGTGCACCCGCAGCTCGGGATCGCCGACGCCGAACTCTACGTCCGGGCAAGCGCGGGTGGCGTGATCGGACTGGCGCGTGTCGGCCACCGCAACATTCCGCGTGCCCGGCTCGTCGAACTGGCGACCGGCCTCGTCTCGGCCGTCCTCTCGGTGTCGCTCGCGCCCGGGGCCGAAGGTCCGGTAGCCCACACGATTGGCTGGGTACGCTCGTCTCGCCGAGAGCAGATCCTGCACACGGCGATCGGTCTGTTCCGTGAGCGAGGCTTCCGCGGGGTGTCCATGGTGGACATCGCCGAGGCCGTCGGCGTCACCGCCGCCGCGCCGTACCGTCACTTCAAGAACAAGGAGGACATTCTCGCGACCGCCCTGCATCGCGCCGGTGAGCGCGTGACCCTCGGCATGGACGCCGCCCTCGCCGGCGCCGATTCCGCGGATTCCGCGATGAACCGGCTGCTCCGGTCCTACATCGACGTCATGCTGGAGATCCCGGATCTCATCGTGGTCGCGGCCGCGGAGCAGCATCACCTCGGACCGGACGCTCAGGCAGAACGCCAGCGCAAGCAACAGGTGTTCATCGAGGAGTGGACGCACTGCCTGACCACCACCCGACCCGACCTGTCGCCGAGCGACGGGGCGGCGATGGTATCGGCGATCGCCGGCATGTTGAACGAGGTGATGCTGTCCGAAACTCTCGCGGCCCGACCCGGCATCTCCGACGAACTCTTCCAACTCTGCCACGCCGCGCTGTATCCGACCGTCGACGACGAGGCTATCGGGGAGACCGTGGGGCAGTGA
- a CDS encoding enoyl-CoA hydratase/isomerase family protein has protein sequence MDGIRYAVEDGVATITLDRPTAKNAFTLDMVDMWAEYVQQAHRDPAVGALVLTGAGDAFCAGGDLSTISDMTSRAMAGKEALANRIHRVAFAMEAMDKPTIAAVNGVAVGAGMDMALMCDIRFMARSARMGEGYVKLGLVPGDGGAYYLPRIVGTAKALELLLTGDFVDADEALRIGLVARVVDDESLLKETQTFAARLAAGPPLAIRMIKRAVYRSLDTDLRTSLDLISSHMGLVATSEDAREAIAAMKEKRTPMFTGR, from the coding sequence ATGGACGGGATCCGCTACGCCGTCGAGGACGGTGTCGCCACCATCACGCTCGACCGACCGACGGCGAAGAACGCATTCACGCTGGACATGGTCGATATGTGGGCCGAGTACGTGCAGCAGGCGCATCGGGATCCGGCAGTGGGGGCGTTGGTGCTCACAGGCGCCGGCGATGCGTTCTGCGCGGGCGGTGATCTGAGCACGATATCGGACATGACCTCCCGGGCGATGGCCGGCAAGGAGGCCCTCGCGAACCGTATCCACCGCGTCGCCTTCGCGATGGAGGCGATGGACAAGCCGACCATTGCGGCGGTGAACGGTGTCGCGGTCGGTGCGGGCATGGATATGGCGCTGATGTGCGACATCCGATTCATGGCCCGCAGCGCACGGATGGGCGAAGGGTACGTCAAGCTCGGCCTCGTCCCCGGTGACGGGGGTGCGTACTACCTACCGCGCATCGTGGGAACGGCAAAGGCTTTGGAACTTCTGCTCACCGGCGACTTCGTCGACGCGGACGAAGCGTTGCGGATCGGCCTGGTCGCTCGAGTTGTCGACGACGAGTCGCTGCTGAAGGAGACCCAGACCTTCGCCGCGCGCCTGGCCGCCGGCCCGCCGCTCGCGATCCGGATGATCAAACGCGCCGTGTACCGCAGCCTCGACACCGATCTACGCACCAGCCTGGACCTCATCTCGTCGCATATGGGCCTGGTCGCGACCAGCGAAGACGCACGTGAGGCGATCGCCGCCATGAAAGAGAAGCGGACCCCCATGTTCACCGGCCGCTAG